The nucleotide window AAGACGAAGGAATCTGTCTTTTAAAGTAAGGTTACCTCCTTTAACTCGTAATGATAGTTCAAATAAGTAAAGTAAATGGGAAATCCAGCAGCAAGAATTACAGATATGCATGTTTGCCCTATGGTTACAGGAGTGGTTCCTCATGTTGGAGGGCCAATTTTACCAGCAGGAGAACCAACAGTTTTAATTGGAGGTTTACCAGCTGCAAGAGTTGGAGATATGGCAGTTTGTGTTGGACCACCTGATAGTATAGTAGCAGGTTCAGGAACAGTATTAATAGGAGGTATGCCAGCGGCAAGAATGGGAGATAGTACTTCACATGGAGGCACAATAGTATTAGGAGAACCAACAGTATTAATAGGATAGTTAATGATGGAAAATAAAAAAGCATTTTTAGGAATAGGATGGGGGTTTCCTCCTGAGTTTTCTAATGATTTAAGAGAAGTAGTTATGATATCCGATGAAGAGGATATTAAAAGTAGTTTAGAAATACTATTAACCACACGATTAGGTGAACGAGTATTATTACCAAATTAT belongs to Tenacibaculum sp. MAR_2010_89 and includes:
- a CDS encoding PAAR domain-containing protein, with amino-acid sequence MGNPAARITDMHVCPMVTGVVPHVGGPILPAGEPTVLIGGLPAARVGDMAVCVGPPDSIVAGSGTVLIGGMPAARMGDSTSHGGTIVLGEPTVLIG